In Deinococcus aerophilus, the genomic stretch GTGATCCGAAGATCACGTTTCGCGAATCTGGAGACTCTTCCGGGGGGAAGCGTCCGCTCGCTCGTCCTGTCGGACGATCCTGTCATCATCATCAACACCAGATTTTCATGCGTCCCAGCGAGGCCTTTCGGCTTTTCGCTTTCGCCCCTCTTCTCGGGCGAAGGGAACTATATGCTTCCCCGGCAGTTCTGTCAACACCTGTCGCCCGCATTCCCTGCCGGCCCTGCCAGAACCGCCTCAGCGCCAGCGTTCCGGCAGGCCATAGACCGGCCACAGCGCGTCGACCCGGTCGGCCACCGCCGCGTCCATCTCGATCTTGGGGGGCCAGGGACGGACAAAACCTTCCTCGGGCAACTTGCGTGCGCCGTCCCAGGCAAGCAGAGCGCCGAACTGGACCACGTCCCGTTCCGGGTCAACGTTGTTCAGGACGGTCCACCACACGTCCTGAATGTTCTGGACGTCGGTGTGCTCGTCACAGATCAGCAGATGCCGGATGCCTTCAGCGGCGGGGTGGGCCGCAAAAGCCTGGGCCAATTCGTGTGCCTGACCGGGGCGGGTCTTGTGCAGGGCCACCAGCCAGTAGCCGTCGTCGGTCTGCCGCTGGGCCACCACACCCTCGAAATTGGGCAATTCAGCGGAGGCGTACGGCCTGAACATCTCCTCATGCGCCGGGTCATCAAGCTGAAGGTCCCGGCTGGACTCGGCCCCCCCGGTCTCCTCGGGCTTCTTGGTGGTGGCATCGATGATCAGCTTGCCGCCGTACCCCCAGCCCCGGCTGCTGTGGTCCAGCACGTCGGTGGGTCCGCGCGTGGTCAGGGTGTCGCGCCCCGGCACGGCCCGGACGGCGACCTCCCGCCACACGGCATCAAAGTCGTTGACTGGAACGTTCTCATCCACCACCACGATCACCTTGGCGAACATCATCTGGCCCAGCCCGAACAGCCCGTTGGCCACCTTGTAGGCCTGACCCGGGTACCCCTTCTGGATGCCCACGAATACCAAGTTGTGCGCCACCCCGGCGGGCGGCATGTGGTAATCGACGATCTCGGGCAGGATCAGCTGTGCGGCGGGCAGGAACAGACGCTCGGAGGCCTCGATCAGGTAGGCGTCCTCCATCGGCGGGCGACCCACGATGGTCGCCGGGTACACCGGACTGCGGCGCATGGTCACGGCAGTAACGTGAAACAGCGGGTACAGATCCGGCAGCGTGTAGAAGCCGGTGTGATCGCCGAACGGCCCCTCGGTCACCCAGTCCTCGGCGGGGTCCACATACCCTTCCAGAATGAATTCGGCGTTGGCCGGTACGTCCAGGTCTACCGTGATTCCCTTCGTGACCGGGTAGCGCTGTCCACGCAGATAGCCCGCCAGCGCGAACTCGTCCAGACCCGGGATGGGGGGCAGCGGCGCGGTGGCCGCATAGATCAGGGCGGGGTCTCCGCCAATGGCGACCGCCACCTCCAGCCGTTGCCCGAGCCGCTTGGCCTTCTCCAGATGCCGAGTGCCCGTCTTGTGGCGCTGCCAGTGCATGCCTGTGGTGTTCTTGCCCATCACCTGCATGCGGTACATCCCCATGTTGCGCTCGCCGGTCTCGGGGTCCCGCGTGATCACCAGCGGCAGGGTCACGAAGGGACCGCCGTCCAGCGGCCAGCACTTCAGGATGGGCAGGCGCGAGAGGTCCACTTCATCCCCACGCCACACGACCTCCTGTACCGGGCCGGTCCGGACCCGCCGGGGCGGCAGGTTCATGGCGTCTCGGAGCTTGGTCACGTTGCCCAGCAGGCCAAGCTTGCCACCCCCCCCTTTGAGGTCGATCAGGGCGCGGACCTTGGCGGCGAGGTCGTCCAGATCATCGACTCCCAGGGCCAGGGCGGTGCGCTCCCGGGTGCCCATCAGGCCAATGGCGACCGGAAAGTCGCTGCCCCGCACGTTCTCGAACAGCAGCGCCGGTCCTCCCTTCTTCACCAGACGGTCGGCGATCTCGGTGATTTCCAGATCGTGGCTGACGGGAACGGAGACGCGCAGCAGTTCGCCACGGTCTTCGAGCAGGCGCATAAAACTCTGAATGTCCGGAAAGGCCATGGCTGGAGCATAGGCCGGGAAGCGCGGGGCAACCGTACCGGGGGTTGAGTTGCCGGGCGCAACCATGACGCTTCGCTCAAGACCATTTGAAAGGCAGACCGCACTCTTAGTTGATCTTTTTTGTAAGCTTGGCGCTGATCCGGGCCGGGCCTCCCGTGCCCATCCACCTCCCCCCGCCCCCGTGCCCTTTAAGGAGTTCCATGAAACACCTGTTCCTGATGACCGCCCTGACCCTCGCGGGCAGCAGTCTCGCCGCGACCGCGCCCACCACCCTGAACAAAGGCGTGCTGAAAATTGGTATGGAGGGCACCTATCCGCCGTTTACCTACAAGGACGAGAAGGGCAACCTGACCGGCTTTGATGTGGAGCTCGCCCGCGCGGTGGCCGCCAAACTGGGGCTGAAGCCCGAGTTCGTGCTGACCGAATGGAGCGGCATCCTCGCCGGTTTGCAGGCGAACAAATACGACGTGATCGTCAACCAGGTGGGCATCAACCCCGAGCGGCAGAAGAGCATCGGCTTCAGCGCACCCTACGCATACTCCTCGCCGCAGATCATCGTGAAGAAGACGGGCAGCTTCTCGCCCAAGACGCTCGCCGACCTGAAGGGCAAGCGCGTGGGCGTGGGCCTGGGCAGCAACTTCGAGAAGCAGCTGCGCGAGGCGGGGGGCATCAATGTGGTGACCTATCCCGGGGCACCGGAGTACCTCGCCGATCTCGCCGCCGGACGGCTGGATGCGGCCTTCAACGACCGCCTGCTCGTGGGCTACCTGATCCAGAAAGAAGGGCTGCCAGTGCGCGGCGCGGGCGTGGTAGGCGCTCCTGAGCCGGTGGGCATCGCCGTCAAGAAGACCAATACGGGCCTCAAGGCGGCCATCGACCGGGCGCTGCTGCAACTCAAGGCCGACGGCACCTACGCCCAGCTCAGCCGCAAGTGGTTCGGGCAGGACGTCAGCAAACCCTGAACCCGGTCTGAACGGACCCCGCGCCCCCTCCCTGCACACTGGGGAGGGGGCCGCGCTGCGCCCCACGGCCACGCGTAAGGAGCCCCATGAACACCGAACAATTGCATCTGGTGCTGCAAAGCGCATGGAACGCGCTGCCCACCCTGCTCGCCGCCGCCCCGGTGACGCTGGGCTTCGCGCTGGCGGCCATGCTGCTGGGGCTGCCGCTGGGCTTTGCGGTTGCGCTGGCCCGCCTGTCGGGGGTGGGAGCGCTGCGGGGCGTCAGCAGCGTGTTCGTGTCGTTCATTCGCGGAACGCCGCTGCTTGTCCAGATCTTCGTCATCTATTACGGCCTGCCCAGCCTGGGCATCACGCTCAGTCCGGTGGTGGGCGGGGTGATCGCCCTCACGCTGAATGCCGCAGCCTACCTCTCGGAAACCATCCGGGCCGCCATCCTGAGCATTCCCAGGGG encodes the following:
- a CDS encoding menaquinone biosynthesis decarboxylase; this encodes MAFPDIQSFMRLLEDRGELLRVSVPVSHDLEITEIADRLVKKGGPALLFENVRGSDFPVAIGLMGTRERTALALGVDDLDDLAAKVRALIDLKGGGGKLGLLGNVTKLRDAMNLPPRRVRTGPVQEVVWRGDEVDLSRLPILKCWPLDGGPFVTLPLVITRDPETGERNMGMYRMQVMGKNTTGMHWQRHKTGTRHLEKAKRLGQRLEVAVAIGGDPALIYAATAPLPPIPGLDEFALAGYLRGQRYPVTKGITVDLDVPANAEFILEGYVDPAEDWVTEGPFGDHTGFYTLPDLYPLFHVTAVTMRRSPVYPATIVGRPPMEDAYLIEASERLFLPAAQLILPEIVDYHMPPAGVAHNLVFVGIQKGYPGQAYKVANGLFGLGQMMFAKVIVVVDENVPVNDFDAVWREVAVRAVPGRDTLTTRGPTDVLDHSSRGWGYGGKLIIDATTKKPEETGGAESSRDLQLDDPAHEEMFRPYASAELPNFEGVVAQRQTDDGYWLVALHKTRPGQAHELAQAFAAHPAAEGIRHLLICDEHTDVQNIQDVWWTVLNNVDPERDVVQFGALLAWDGARKLPEEGFVRPWPPKIEMDAAVADRVDALWPVYGLPERWR
- a CDS encoding transporter substrate-binding domain-containing protein — its product is MKHLFLMTALTLAGSSLAATAPTTLNKGVLKIGMEGTYPPFTYKDEKGNLTGFDVELARAVAAKLGLKPEFVLTEWSGILAGLQANKYDVIVNQVGINPERQKSIGFSAPYAYSSPQIIVKKTGSFSPKTLADLKGKRVGVGLGSNFEKQLREAGGINVVTYPGAPEYLADLAAGRLDAAFNDRLLVGYLIQKEGLPVRGAGVVGAPEPVGIAVKKTNTGLKAAIDRALLQLKADGTYAQLSRKWFGQDVSKP
- a CDS encoding amino acid ABC transporter permease; this encodes MNTEQLHLVLQSAWNALPTLLAAAPVTLGFALAAMLLGLPLGFAVALARLSGVGALRGVSSVFVSFIRGTPLLVQIFVIYYGLPSLGITLSPVVGGVIALTLNAAAYLSETIRAAILSIPRGQREAATSLGLTGAQTMRLIVLPQAARVALPSLSNTLIGLVKDTSLVSVITVVELLRSAQLVIARTFEPFGPYLTAALMYWAISSALEVVQRGLERRFSRGT